Proteins from a single region of Gossypium arboreum isolate Shixiya-1 chromosome 1, ASM2569848v2, whole genome shotgun sequence:
- the LOC108481098 gene encoding receptor-like protein 11 has protein sequence MMGNTRLITALMMAVLLLHFVVSFSTKTTDINTDQSTLLALKAHVVSDPRNFLTTNWSVDTSICNWVGVTCGSRHQRVKALDLFNMSLSGTIPLDIGNLSFRTWLDIEYNNFQGLLPVQLTNLHRLNFISMSDNNFYGEISLWIGYFPKLQYLSMSNNSFTGPIPSDMCDRLPTLKELYLSDNKLSGKIPIGLFKCKVIQNISLAFNNLEGILPEEIGNLKMLRTLDLRGNQIQGIIPQQISNLTAVRVLYLSHNFLTELLDLSNNDLSGTLSSSERSFLSSLANCSGLIALAFGSNPLISGYLPPSVANLSVSLQYFDASSCSISGSIPGEISNWNVATYLDFSGNHFSGAISDRVCNRNNDLRYLSVNDNRLEGTLPLSLTNCSELVFLNVADNNLSDTFPHWLGILPQLRVVILRSNRFYGSIQSYIATSFSKLQIIDLSHNDFTGLLPTNFFQNLKALKEAEYVDNGNWFSLVVNLTIKGLELEFTLKVRMPLLTCIDLSMNGFHGEIPKVVGELRLLQALNLSHNSLTGPIPPSFGNLAALESLDLSFNKLSGKIPSQLTNLTFLEVLRFWNNNLVGPIPHGKQFDTFENDSYRGNLGLCGFPLSKECNNDEIPERAQDEEDNGNGNGNGNGIAFIWKVAMMGYGSGVVLGISIGYIVFTTGRPRWLVRKIERDLQNKVSSWFGKKRK, from the exons ATGATGGGAAACACTAGGTTAATTACGGCTCTGATGATGGCGGTGCTGTTGCTTCATTTTGTGGTTTCATTCTCTACCAAAACAACTGATATCAACACAGATCAATCTACTCTTCTTGCACTGAAAGCCCATGTCGTTAGTGATCCTCGAAATTTTTTGACAACCAATTGGTCTGTTGATACCTCGATTTGTAACTGGGTCGGTGTCACCTGTGGATCTCGTCATCAAAGAGTCAAAGCTCTCGATCTTTTTAACATGAGTCTCTCTGGCACCATACCACTTGATATAGGAAATCTATCTTTTCGTACTTGGCTCGATATCGAATACAACAATTTTCAAGGCCTATTACCAGTTCAGTTGACTAATTTGCATCGATTGAACTTTATAAGCATGTCTGATAACAATTTCTACGGAGAAATCTCATTATGGATTGGTTACTTCCCTAAACTTCAGTATTTGTCTATGAGCAATAACAGTTTCACTGGTCCTATCCCATCTGATATGTGTGATCGGCTACCCACATTGAAAGAGCTTTATTTGTCTGACAACAAGCTTTCTGGGAAAATTCCAATAGGTTTATTCAAGTGCAAAGTGATACAGAATATATCTTTGGCTTTTAATAATCTGGAGGGGATTCTACCAGAAGAAATAGGGAACTTGAAGATGCTTAGGACTCTAGATCTCCGCGGCAACCAGATCCAAG GTATAATCCCACAGCAAATTAGTAATCTAACAGCTGTGAGAGTTCTATATTTATCCCATAATTTTTTAACAG AATTGCTGGACCTATCGAATAATGATTTAAGTGGAACACTTTCATCCTCGGAAAGGAGCTTCCTGTCATCATTAGCTAATTGTAGTGGGTTGATAGCCTTGGCATTTGGAAGTAATCCATTAATCAGTGGTTACCTTCCGCCTTCTGTAGCAAATCTCTCGGTTTCTCTTCAATATTTCGATGCTTCGAGTTGCAGCATTAGTGGGAGCATTCCAGGGGAAATTAGTAACTGGAATGTTGCTACATATCTGGATTTTTCTGGAAATCATTTTTCAGGTGCAATCTCAGACAGAGTTTGTAATCGGAATAATGATTTGAGATATCTTTCCGTTAATGACAACCGATTGGAAGGAACATTACCGTTGTCTTTAACTAATTGCAGTGAACTGGTATTTTTGAATGTTGCAGACAACAATCTAAGCGATACCTTTCCTCATTGGTTAGGAATTCTTCCACAACTTCGAGtagttattttgagatctaataGATTTTACGGTTCCATTCAAAGTTATATAGCCACATCTTTCTCCAAATTGCAAATTATTGATCTCTCTCATAATGACTTCACTGGCCTATTGCCaaccaatttcttccaaaatctcaaggCTCTGAAAGAAGCTGAATACGTAGACAATGGTAATTGGTTCTCCCTTGTtgttaatttaactattaaaggCTTGGAGCTAGAGTTTACGCTAAAAGTACGTATGCCCTTATTAACATGCATAGATTTGTCGATGAATGGATTCCATGGAGAAATTCCTAAGGTAGTTGGAGAGCTTAGATTGCTTCAAGCACTCAATCTTTCTCATAACAGCCTGACTGGTCCTATCCCACCGTCATTTGGGAATTTGGCAGCACTTGAATCATTAGATCTCTCATTTAACAAGCTCAGTGGCAAAATTCCTTCCCAATTGACAAATTTGACATTTCTTGAAGTGTTAAGGTTTTGGAACAATAATCTTGTGGGACCCATTCCCCATGGGAAGCAATTTGATACATTTGAAAACGACTCGTATCGAGGGAACTTGGGTTTGTGTGGATTCCCATTATCAAAGGAATGTAACAATGATGAAATACCAGAAAGAGCACAAGATGAGGAAGATAATGGTAATggtaatggaaatggaaatggaatagCTTTTATTTGGAAAGTTGCAATGATGGGGTATGGATCTGGAGTGGTATTAGGAATTAGCATAGGATACATTGTATTCACGACAGGAAGACCGCGGTGGCTTGTAAGAAAGATTGAGAGAGATTTGCAAAACAAAGTTTCAAGCTGGTTTGGGAAGAAAAGAAAGTAG